The nucleotide sequence AACGGTAATCTATTTTTTGTTCAAGACCAATAAAACCTCTGAGCAGAATAAACTTTGGGCCGGAATGGCCAAAGAAACGGCCCACCAGATAGGAACCCCCCTTTCCTCGCTCTTGGGATGGAACGAATTATTGAGGTCCGAAAATATTAATCCAGAAATTACCAAGGAAATAGACAAGGATATAAACCGATTGGAAACCATAACGGAACGTTTTTCAAAAATTGGCTCCCTGCCCATCCTTAACGAATACGACATTGTTGAAGAAACAAAAAATGCATTTGATTATTTAAAATTAAGGAGTTCCAAACTCATTCAGTTTTCGTTTAATTCACAAGTAGACCATGTACCTGTGCTTTTAAATAAGGCTTTGTACAATTGGACCATTGAAAATTTAGTGAAGAACGGTATAGACGCCATGAGGGGCAAGGGTAGCATTGCCATTGAAATAGTTCCAAACGGCAACTGGGTAAAGGTCTTAATTTCGGATACAGGAAGTGGTATCCCAAAAAAGAATTTTCAGACCATATTTAATCCAGGGGTCACCTCTAAAAAAAGGGGATGGGGCTTAGGGCTTTCCTTGGTAAAAAGAATTGTAGAAGAATACCACAAAGGCAAAATTAAAGTACTGAACTCCACAAAGGACGGTACTATAATGCAAATTACATTTAAAGTTAAAAATTAAGGTGATGGCAAAGGAGAAATTAGTTGTAATTAAGCAAGCGGATTTAACGAACAATTGTCCCGAATGTTTTAATCAGGAATTGAAGTTGACCTTTTATCAAAGACATACCTATGGTAAACTTTATGACAGGACCACTAAGGACATCACCCACGAAATTAAATGCAAGAAATGCGGTTCCATGATCTATCCGGTAACCTGGACCGAGGACATAGAACGGGTTTATGATTATTACCAAAAAATGATTGCCCCGGACCGTGCCTCCATACGTTTTACAGCACTGTTTTATATCTTAACACTTCTACTACTAATAGTAGTTGCCGCCGGGGTTTATATTGTCTTGGAAGGGATTATATAATATTGGCCTTAATTTTTTCCGCTATAGCCGTAAAATCCTTTGGCGTCAACGAAGCTTTATGCTGAAAAGTGGCATCCCTCATTCCGTTCAAAGGAATTAAATGTACATGCACGTGGGGAACTTCCAAACCTATTACAGTTAGACCTACTCTATTGCAAGGTACACTAGCTTCAATGGCCAAGCCTATTTTCCGGGAAAAGGCCATCAGCCCCAGATAGGTTTCCTCATCCAGGTCCAAAAGTTTGTCCACCTCTTTTTTGGGGACACATAAAGTATGCCCCAGTGCATTGGGATTAATATCCAAAAAGGCATAATAATTATCGTCTTCGGCAATTTTATAGGACGGGATTTCCCCGTTTATAATTCTCGTAAAAATTGATGACATATATCTGAACTTAAATCAAATTAAAAGATAGTACAAATATTTTAAACCATACCTAACTACCTATACATTGTATGCTTTAAAGCGCCTTGCCCCAACAATGAAATTAAATACAAGCGCATTAAAAAACAAAGACCTCAACTGAAAAAATCAATTGAGGCCCTATCTTATTTTTAATATGTTCTATCTGGAAATTTCCAAAATTTCAAATTTCAATGTTCCATTGGGAACTGTGATTTCTGCGGTTTCCCCTACTTTTTTGCCCAACAGCCCCTTACCTATGGGCGAACTCACAGAAATTTTTGCCGTTTTTAGATCAGCTTCACTTTCTGCCACAAGGGTATATTTCATTTCCATTCCGTTATTCATGTTCTTCAGTTTAACGGTAGACAGCACCAGCACCTTGGAGGTGTCCAGTTGCGATTCATCTATTAACCTTGCATTGGCCAAAGTCTCTTCCATCTTGGAAATTTTCATCTCCAACAAACCTTGTGCCTCCTTGGCGGCATCATACTCGGCATTTTCAGACAAATCCCCTTTATCCCTGGCCTCTCCAATTGCTTGCGACGCTTTTGGACGCTCAACATCCTTAAGGTAATTAAGTTCATCTCTCAATTTTTTTAGCCCCTCTGCTGTATAATAAGATACCTTACTCATAAGTTCTACATTAAATAAATAGGAAAATCCTCTTTTTTTAAAGAGGATTTAAGACAAATATACATAAATTTTGTTCAATTTTGTTTAAGTTATTTAAATAGGCACAGCGGTATGAAACGCATATTGGGATTATTATTTTTATTTTTTTTATTGTCCTGCGACAAGAACTCCACCAATAGAAATCCGTACCTACAGGAAATTAGCTTTAGGTTTGATCTTAATCTTAACCTACCCCTATACAGTTCATTGACCAACACAGGTAGCGCCGTATATGTGGGAAACGCCGCAGTAGGTACCCGAGGGGCATTTGTCATCAATACCGGATTTAATTCGTATATGGCCTGGGAAGCCAGTTGCCCCAACCATGCCCCCAACGACTGTTCCACAATGTCATTAAATGGACAGCTGGTTACCTGCTCCTGTGAAGGTTATCAATACCATTTGTTTACAGGACAACTAATTGACAGGCCGGAGGACGGCAAGACTTATCACGACCTACTTTTTTACCGCGCCACCTATAGCGGCAATTCCGTAATCATCTCCAATTAACAACCCTTAGATCTGACCTAATATTTTGTCCATTATCCAGCTGGTATGCAATCCCGACTTCCCAGTTGAAGGATGCTCCCTGTTTTCCAATAAATGCGCCCGTATGTTTTCCACATGGAATTGTTGCACGTGCTTAGGATGATCAATAAAGAGATTTTGAGTACCCTTATCATTGCTTAGGACGACATCCCCTTCATCAAACACGGGAAAGGATATTTTACCGGTACTGCCAATAATCTCCACATTATCCACCCTTTCATAAGTGCCAAAATTCCAACTGCCTTCGCCAGTAACTCCATTTTTGTATATCCAACAAGCAGCGATGGCATCTTTTGCGGTATATAATTTTTGCTGATTTGTACTTACCCCAAAGGCATTTTCAATATCCCCAAGATAAAACGAAAACAAGTCCAACCCATGGCTGGCCAAATCATCAAAATAACCCCCAGGTGCCATTTCACCATCAGTCCTCCAATTGTATGTTTTGTCAAGATCTTCCGTACTTGGAGGTTTGGACAGATGCCAACGGATATGTCTTACATCTCCAATCTCACCCTTATCCAGCCATTCCTTAATTTTTAAAAACCTTGGCAAGGAGCGCCTATAATACGCCACAAAAAGTGGCAATTTTCTTTCACTAAAAACATTGTATATCTCCAAACTGTCCGCATAGCTTGGTGCCATGGGCTTCTCTACGCAGCAAGGCTTCCCGGCCTCTGCCACCATTAAGGCATAATGCTTATGGGTGTCCGGGGGTGTAGCAATGTACACCGCATCTACCTCTGGATCCCCGATCAAGTCCTCTGCTTTTGAGTAAAATTTTGGAACACCATGTCTTTTGGCATAGTCCTCCGCCTTTTCTTTATCCCTGCGCATAACGGCAATCAATTGAAAATCTTTGGTCTGTTGATAAGGTGGTCCGCTTTTTACCTCAGTAACCGCTCCACAACCAATTATTCCCCATCGCATTGGTTTCGCGTAACTAGTATTGTTCATTATTTAGAATTTTCAGGTTTTTGGTTATCTACATGCATCACAAAAATAAGGGTTAAAATATGAATAAATCGACCCAAATTCCCTGATTCATCATAAATATGTAAAGAATGTTCCAATATTATGAAAGATAAAATAATAAAGGACAATCTTCCAATTGAATCTATAAGAATACCGGCTAAAATATCTGGCAAGAAAGACAACATATAGCATTTTTAATTAACCGGCCATAATCAACTTCACAATTCTTAACTCTACTTAATGGTATTTTACCAATACTTAGGGTTGCTCTAAATTTTGGCAGATAAAATTGGAAAAAGACATAGTTTTTAAATAGATTTATAAAAAAACGGGGTAACATTAAGAATACTTCAATGTACTTCTTAATAATTTAAGAACTGTTTTGTTAATCATAGACCAAATTCCAATTTATAATATCACCCTTAAAACCTTAATAAAATGAAAGCCAAAATAATTTGTACGTTTCTGATAGTGAATTTTATTACGTTAAACATGTTTGCACAAGATCCCGTACTTAAAAGTGCTTTTAACGGAAAAAATCTGAAAGGGTGGGTTGTTCCTGAAAACAACATATGGTGGTCCGTGGAAAACGGAATATTACGAGCCAAAAGTGGTCCCGATAAAAAGGGATCTATTCTATGGACCGACAAGGAATATACCGATTTTGTAATAGAAACCGACTTCAGATATGATGAAGGAACGGTAGATACAGGGATTTTCCTCAGAAACGACAAGGAACAGATACAAATGGGGATTTCGGGCTCCTTAAAGCGTGATATGACCGGCTCTCCCTATATTGTAGGAAAAAAATATCCCGTAGAAGCCCAAAACGTCAAGGAAATTCTAAAGCCCAACGACTGGAATACCATAAAAGTGATAGCTATTGCAGGGTATTATGAAGTTTGGCTCAACAACAAGCATGTCATGAGCTACACCTCCGACAGTTATGTTAAATCTGGACCCATAGGGTTGCAACTACATCCAAACACCGAAATGACCGCCAGCTTCCGTAACATAAAGATTGGAAAAATGTAATTGAATTATTAGCTCTAGGAACAAATTAATCTAATCAAATATCGACCAACAAGAATGAACACAAGAACATTACTTCTTAAATCTGGTTTAAGCAGTGTTTTAGCCCTCTTATTTATGGTGTCCTGTAAACAGGCCAAGTCTGATAAAACGGCCGGGGCCAACATTCAACCCAAGGCAGAAAAAAGGATAAAACTGGTCCGCAACGACCAAGAAAAAAAGGTGGATGTATTTATAGATGACAATCTATTTACCTCCTACATCTACCCTACCAACATTAAAAAACCCGTGCTATATCCTTTGGTCACCCCAAAGGGCACCAAGATTACCAGAAAATATCCCTTAGAGCCGTCTGTGGGCGAAAGAGTGGACCATCCGCATCACGTAGGGGTCTGGTTTAATTACGGCGATGTTAACGGATTGGATTTTTGGAACAATTCAGATTCCATTAAAGTAGAAAAGAGAGGAAGTTACGGTACTATTCTTCACAAGGAAATACTGGGCATGGAAGACGGCAATGAGGAAGCAAGCCTAAAGGTTTCCATGGATTGGGTTTCCAACGAAGGAAAAGTATTGCTTAAAGAAAACACCACTTTTATTTTTAGAGGTGATCACGATGAATATTCCATAGATCGCATCACCAGGCTTTCTGCCCCCAACGAAAAAGTAATTTTCAAGGACAATAAGGAAGGGGTCCTCGGCATTCGGGTTACACGCGAATTGGAACATCCCTCCGACAAGCCCGATATTTTTACCGATTCCAATGGAATCCCTACCGGTGTCCCTGTACTAAACAATGAAGGTGTTAATGGAAATTACATTAATAGTGAAAATATTGAAGGGAACGACTGTTGGGGAAAAAGATCGAATTGGGTAAATTTAAGATCCAACATTGGTGATGAAAAAATTTCCCTTGCCATCTTGGACCATACTTCCAATGCCGGCTATCCTACCTATTGGCACACCCGCGGCTATGGCCTTTTTGCCGCCAATCCCCTAGGACAGGAAGTCTTTAGCGATGGAAAGGAAGCCTTAAACCTAAGCCTGGACCAAGGTGAGGAAGTTACCTTTAGACATAGAATTATAGTAGCTAGTAAGAATTTGGAAAAGGCCGAGCTTGATGCGGAATTTGACAAATTTTCAGCACAATAAATTGCTGCACGTCTTATCAAAAAAATAATCATCAATACCATTAATAAAACTTAAATATGGACAACAGAAGAGACTTTATTAAAAAAACTACCCTTGCCAGTACAGGCGTTGTTGTGGGGGCATCTGCCTTTTCCGCAAAATCTTACGGGAACATTATGGGTGCCAACGACCGTGTGGTCCTAGGGTCTATTGGTGTCAGGGGTCGTGGAAGTAATTTGTTGGAAAATTTTTCCGAGATGTACAATGATGGAGTACATATTAAAACCGTTTGTGATGTTGACTCTGCCGTTTTGGGCGACAATGTAAAAATGGCTGCCAAAAACCAAAAAGGCAACAAACCAGGTACGGAGGAAGATATGCGCCGTGTATTTGAGGACAAGGAAATAGACGCTGTAGTCGTGGCTGTTCCAAATCATTGGCATGCACTGGCCACCATCTGGGCCTGTCAGGCCGGAAAACATGTATATGTTGAAAAACCTAGTTCCCATAATGTATGGGAGGGAAGAAAAATGGTAGAGGCCGCACGAAAATACAATCGGGTAGTCCAGGTAGGATTCCAAAACAGATCCATAAGCAATGTTATGCAGGCTATGGATTTCTTACATCGTGGTGGTATTGGGGAAGTATTTTTATCCCGAGGCACATGTTTTAAACCCAGGGATTCTTTTGGAATTACCCCAGATAGTGTATCACCTTCAACCTTGAACTACGATCTTTGGCTGGGCCCGGCCACCTATAGGCCTTATAATGAAAAAAAGGGACACTATAATTGGCACTGGCACTGGGATACCGGCAATGGCGACACAGGCAACCAAGGGCCACACCAATTTGATATTGCCCGATGGGGCCTGAATAAAAAAATACATCCGGTAAAGGTTCAGTCTATGGGAGGTATTTTTGGATTTACACCACAGGAATGTTCGCAGGAAACACCAAACACCCAAACTTCCGTATTTGAGTATGGGGACGGAAAAATATTGGAATTTGAAACTAGGGGCAGATACACCAATCATGAGGCCAATTTAGGAGTTAAAATTGGTAATATGTTTTACGGAACGGAAGGGTGGATGGAAGTAAACGGATCTACCTGGAAAGCATACAAAGGCAAGGAGACCGAACCTTTTGCAGGTTCTGAAATGGCCGGAAGTGCTGCCGTTGGTGGTGACACCTCCTTTTTGACCGCCCCCGATAGCAAGGGACATTATGGCAATTTTATAGACGGGGTACGCTCAGGAAACCATCATGATTTAAATTGCGATATAGAGACAGGGCATATGTCCACTGTGCTGCCATTGATAGCAAATATTGCCCTGAGGGTCGGGGAAACCTTAAAATTTAATGGGGAGTTCGAGAAATTTATAAACAATGAAGAAGCCGATCTTATGCTTACCAGAAAGTATAGATATCCCTATATAGTGCCGGAAAATGTATAATAGTCACGAACTTCTTTTATAGAAATAAATCCTATTTAATTTAATAATACTATTCTTGGGCGTATTATTAAAAATGAAAAAACCACGATGTTGGTACAATTGTACTAACATCGGGGTTTTAAGTTTCCGAATAAAGCGGTATACCTCCCTTAAAAACTTATGGATGCCCCTAAGAGAAAATTAATCCCTGCCTGTGGGTAATAACCGGCTCCTTCATAGGTCGTAATGGTATCGGGCACTGAATAATCGTCATCAAAAGTATAAAAGTATCCATTGGACACAAATAAGGAATCGAAGATATTATTGACCAGTCCAGATAAAACGATGCTCTTAAAAAACCCGTTGGTAGTGATCTCATACTGTACATTAAAATCGGTTTGCGAATACGAATCCAACTTGGAACCTTCGGAATCTATATTACCCATATATTGCTCTCCAACAAACTTGGTCAACACGCTAAATTGAACATTTTCCTTAGGCTGATAGGTTAAAACGTTTCCTACAATAATATCTGGCGAAAAGGAAATACGGGTATCCCCAAGTTCTTCTAGT is from Arenibacter algicola and encodes:
- a CDS encoding sensor histidine kinase, giving the protein MDFSPKKKTSNLLLLIASFAIVSLILWNTNSFFKKFKEEERHKMEIWATAQSEFLSLPVDADPGNLHIKIFQNNTSTPMILVNKDSTIKVNNMPGIQKTDTAFIHGKINKFKSENKPISIEYKGENLATLYYGNSEVLTKLKYYPIALLLIIFLFGTVIYFLFKTNKTSEQNKLWAGMAKETAHQIGTPLSSLLGWNELLRSENINPEITKEIDKDINRLETITERFSKIGSLPILNEYDIVEETKNAFDYLKLRSSKLIQFSFNSQVDHVPVLLNKALYNWTIENLVKNGIDAMRGKGSIAIEIVPNGNWVKVLISDTGSGIPKKNFQTIFNPGVTSKKRGWGLGLSLVKRIVEEYHKGKIKVLNSTKDGTIMQITFKVKN
- a CDS encoding HIT family protein: MSSIFTRIINGEIPSYKIAEDDNYYAFLDINPNALGHTLCVPKKEVDKLLDLDEETYLGLMAFSRKIGLAIEASVPCNRVGLTVIGLEVPHVHVHLIPLNGMRDATFQHKASLTPKDFTAIAEKIKANII
- the greA gene encoding transcription elongation factor GreA — protein: MSKVSYYTAEGLKKLRDELNYLKDVERPKASQAIGEARDKGDLSENAEYDAAKEAQGLLEMKISKMEETLANARLIDESQLDTSKVLVLSTVKLKNMNNGMEMKYTLVAESEADLKTAKISVSSPIGKGLLGKKVGETAEITVPNGTLKFEILEISR
- a CDS encoding Rieske (2Fe-2S) protein; the encoded protein is MKRILGLLFLFFLLSCDKNSTNRNPYLQEISFRFDLNLNLPLYSSLTNTGSAVYVGNAAVGTRGAFVINTGFNSYMAWEASCPNHAPNDCSTMSLNGQLVTCSCEGYQYHLFTGQLIDRPEDGKTYHDLLFYRATYSGNSVIISN
- a CDS encoding Gfo/Idh/MocA family protein; the protein is MNNTSYAKPMRWGIIGCGAVTEVKSGPPYQQTKDFQLIAVMRRDKEKAEDYAKRHGVPKFYSKAEDLIGDPEVDAVYIATPPDTHKHYALMVAEAGKPCCVEKPMAPSYADSLEIYNVFSERKLPLFVAYYRRSLPRFLKIKEWLDKGEIGDVRHIRWHLSKPPSTEDLDKTYNWRTDGEMAPGGYFDDLASHGLDLFSFYLGDIENAFGVSTNQQKLYTAKDAIAACWIYKNGVTGEGSWNFGTYERVDNVEIIGSTGKISFPVFDEGDVVLSNDKGTQNLFIDHPKHVQQFHVENIRAHLLENREHPSTGKSGLHTSWIMDKILGQI
- a CDS encoding 3-keto-disaccharide hydrolase, which codes for MKAKIICTFLIVNFITLNMFAQDPVLKSAFNGKNLKGWVVPENNIWWSVENGILRAKSGPDKKGSILWTDKEYTDFVIETDFRYDEGTVDTGIFLRNDKEQIQMGISGSLKRDMTGSPYIVGKKYPVEAQNVKEILKPNDWNTIKVIAIAGYYEVWLNNKHVMSYTSDSYVKSGPIGLQLHPNTEMTASFRNIKIGKM
- a CDS encoding DUF6807 domain-containing protein; amino-acid sequence: MNTRTLLLKSGLSSVLALLFMVSCKQAKSDKTAGANIQPKAEKRIKLVRNDQEKKVDVFIDDNLFTSYIYPTNIKKPVLYPLVTPKGTKITRKYPLEPSVGERVDHPHHVGVWFNYGDVNGLDFWNNSDSIKVEKRGSYGTILHKEILGMEDGNEEASLKVSMDWVSNEGKVLLKENTTFIFRGDHDEYSIDRITRLSAPNEKVIFKDNKEGVLGIRVTRELEHPSDKPDIFTDSNGIPTGVPVLNNEGVNGNYINSENIEGNDCWGKRSNWVNLRSNIGDEKISLAILDHTSNAGYPTYWHTRGYGLFAANPLGQEVFSDGKEALNLSLDQGEEVTFRHRIIVASKNLEKAELDAEFDKFSAQ
- a CDS encoding Gfo/Idh/MocA family protein; translation: MDNRRDFIKKTTLASTGVVVGASAFSAKSYGNIMGANDRVVLGSIGVRGRGSNLLENFSEMYNDGVHIKTVCDVDSAVLGDNVKMAAKNQKGNKPGTEEDMRRVFEDKEIDAVVVAVPNHWHALATIWACQAGKHVYVEKPSSHNVWEGRKMVEAARKYNRVVQVGFQNRSISNVMQAMDFLHRGGIGEVFLSRGTCFKPRDSFGITPDSVSPSTLNYDLWLGPATYRPYNEKKGHYNWHWHWDTGNGDTGNQGPHQFDIARWGLNKKIHPVKVQSMGGIFGFTPQECSQETPNTQTSVFEYGDGKILEFETRGRYTNHEANLGVKIGNMFYGTEGWMEVNGSTWKAYKGKETEPFAGSEMAGSAAVGGDTSFLTAPDSKGHYGNFIDGVRSGNHHDLNCDIETGHMSTVLPLIANIALRVGETLKFNGEFEKFINNEEADLMLTRKYRYPYIVPENV